From the Cryptomeria japonica chromosome 2, Sugi_1.0, whole genome shotgun sequence genome, one window contains:
- the LOC131046211 gene encoding ribulose bisphosphate carboxylase small subunit, chloroplastic, translated as MALSLTGPTAGMAAATAPSKTIAALNLATPFSGTSFRSSGKASKSRAAGLRVNCMQVWNPYDNKKWETLSYLPSLTPEQIMKQVDYLLKNNWVPCIEFDEDAIINRKYGTTPGYYDGRYWIMWKLPMFGCNDAGQVMREINECTKAYPKAFVRIIGFDSIRQVQCISFIAQKP; from the exons ATGGCATTGTCTCTCACGGGACCTACTGCAGGCATGGCAGCAGCCACAGCCCCCTCCAAGACCATTGCTGCACTCAACTTGGCCACCCCATTCTCTGGAACTTCCTTTCGCTCATCTGGTAAGGCCTCCAAGAGCAGAGCAGCTGGCCTCCGAGTGAATTGCATGCAA GTGTGGAATCCATATGATAACAAGAAATGGGAGACATTGTCATACTTACCATCCCTAACTCCAGAACAAATTATGAAGCAAGTTGACTATCTATTGAAAAACAATTGGGTTCCCTGCATTGAATTTGATGAG GATGCTATAATCAATAGGAAATATGGTACAACCCCAGGGTACTATGATGGAAGGTATTGGATCATGTGGAAACTACCCATGTTTGGTTGCAATGATGCAGGGCAAGTGATGAGAGAAATCAATGAGTGCACAAAGGCATACCCCAAGGCCTTTGTTCGCATCATTGGATTCGACTCTATTCGCCAAGTCCAATGTATCTCATTCATTGCACAAAAGCCATGA